A single window of Channa argus isolate prfri chromosome 12, Channa argus male v1.0, whole genome shotgun sequence DNA harbors:
- the LOC137137857 gene encoding coxsackievirus and adenovirus receptor homolog isoform X1: MAVLTCPSFVALFTCLWILVQTEDQQQITVKTGDDVTLQCLDHRGGDIELLLWLRQDPKEDIFVWKHGKMFENPQHPSFKNRVELRDPEMKDGNVSVILRNSSINDIGTYECRVKNSNKTTPPQLITTITLTVTDSGPEAGRSEGGGDKDGRNKDVALLMCLSVVVAVVVAVGFLIYRKRKRLSEQSFYNLPVVETSELQLL, encoded by the exons ATGGCTGTGTTAACGTGTCCATCATTTGTGGCTCTTTTCACATGTTTGTGGATCCTTGTCCAGACTGAAG ACCAACAACAGATTACAGTGAAGACTGGAGATGATGTTACTCTTCAGTGTCTGGATCACAGAGGTGGAGACATCGAACTGTTATTGTGGTTAAGACAGGACCCGAAAGAAGACATCTTTGTTTGGAAACATGGGAAGATGTTTGAAAACCCCCAGCATCCATCTTTTAAGAACCGAGTGGAGCTGAGAGATCCAGAGATGAAGGACGGAAACGTTTCTGTGATTCTGAGGAACAGCAGCATCAATGATATtggaacatatgagtgtcgtgttaaaaacagcaacaaaaccacaCCACCTCAATTAATCACCACCATCACCCTGACAGTCACAGactcag GACCTGAAGCTGGACGCAGTGAAGGTGGAGGAGACAAGGATGGAAGAAACAAGGATGTTGCACTTCTCATGTgtctgtcagttgttgttgctgttgttgttgctgttggttTTCTGATCTATAGAAAACGTAAAAGACTGTCAGAACAGAGTTTTTACAATCTTCCTGTTGTTGAAACATCTGAACTACAGCTGCTGTAA
- the LOC137137857 gene encoding coxsackievirus and adenovirus receptor homolog isoform X2, whose protein sequence is MAVLTSPSFVALFTCLWILVQTEDQQQITVKTGDDVTLQCLDHRGGDIELLLWLRQDPKEDIFVWKHGKMFENPQHPSFKNRVELRDPEMKDGNVSVILRNSSINDIGTYECRVKNSNKTTPPQLITTITLTVTDSGPEAGRSEGGGDKDGRNKDVALLMCLSVVVAVVVAVGFLIYRKRKRLSEQSFYNLPVVETSELQLL, encoded by the exons ATGGCTGTGTTAACGTCTCCATCATTTGTGGCTCTTTTCACATGTTTGTGGATCCTTGTCCAGACTGAAG ACCAACAACAGATTACAGTGAAGACTGGAGATGATGTTACTCTTCAGTGTCTGGATCACAGAGGTGGAGACATCGAACTGTTATTGTGGTTAAGACAGGACCCGAAAGAAGACATCTTTGTTTGGAAACATGGGAAGATGTTTGAAAACCCCCAGCATCCATCTTTTAAGAACCGAGTGGAGCTGAGAGATCCAGAGATGAAGGACGGAAACGTTTCTGTGATTCTGAGGAACAGCAGCATCAATGATATtggaacatatgagtgtcgtgttaaaaacagcaacaaaaccacaCCACCTCAATTAATCACCACCATCACCCTGACAGTCACAGactcag GACCTGAAGCTGGACGCAGTGAAGGTGGAGGAGACAAGGATGGAAGAAACAAGGATGTTGCACTTCTCATGTgtctgtcagttgttgttgctgttgttgttgctgttggttTTCTGATCTATAGAAAACGTAAAAGACTGTCAGAACAGAGTTTTTACAATCTTCCTGTTGTTGAAACATCTGAACTACAGCTGCTGTAA
- the LOC137137851 gene encoding coxsackievirus and adenovirus receptor-like, whose amino-acid sequence MDSHEQMRGKLAVVMPVTVWCALLLFCLLVSASDIQVNIRAEPGQTVSLPCQALSNVPIIAVQWSRSDLKPDYVLLYRDDRPDPEIQHPSFRNRVELKDKQMKDGDVSLIVENLVISDTGTYECRVIQRSNRFMLDTDPITTIKLTVTDLGPDAGRSEGGGDKDEYVGLLVGLSVVALLVGVVGVVGVVGVVMYRKRKGLKEETSYKARDDKDTDHQ is encoded by the exons ATGGATTCACACGAGCAGATGAGAGGGAAACTGGCTGTTGTGATGCCTGTGACAGTCTGGTGTGCTTTGCTTCTGTTTTGTCTCCTGGTTTCTGCCTCTGATA TCCAGGTGAACATCAGAGCTGAACCTGGACAGACTGTCTCTCTGCCATGTCAAGCTCTCAGTAACGTCCCCATCATAGCTGTACAGTGGAGCAGATCTGATCTAAAGCCAGACTATGTCCTTCTTTACCGGGACGACCGGCCTGATCCAGAAATACAGCATCCATCTTTTAGGAACCGAGTGGAGCTGAAAGATAAACAGATGAAGGACGGAGACGTGTCTTTGATTGTTGAGAATTTGGTGATCAGTgacactggaacatatgagtgtcgCGTCATTCAGAGAAGCAATAGATTCATGTTGGACACTGATCCCATCACCACCATCAAGCTGACAGTCACAGACttag GACCTGATGCTGGACGCAGTGAAGGTGGAGGAGACAAGGATGAATATGTTGGACTGTTAGTTGGACTCTCAGTTGTTGCTCTGcttgttggtgttgttggtgttgttggtgttgttggtgttgtgatGTATAGAAAACGTAAAGGACTCAAAGAGGAGACTTCATACAAAGCTCGTGATGATAAAGACACTGACCATCAGTAG
- the LOC137137842 gene encoding myelin-oligodendrocyte glycoprotein-like → MDSHEEMKVKLAATDWWTFLLLCLLVSASDAQINIRAEPGQIVILPCEVPRNTTVLVVEWIRPDLDAEHVFWCKNGQSDPDHQHPSFRNRVELKDGGMKDGNLSVILKNVTINDTGTYECHVGLNQSNHRMSMINLTVVNPGGEAGHISDGGNKSVGANSGRNKNGTDSDGGTRHGAVRLSVSATVIYLLVVFGVGSCFVMHRQSKTYSYKPSYEKAVGYWLTAASKVKRYIT, encoded by the exons ATGGATTCGCATGAGGAGATGAAAGTGAAACTGGCTGCAACAGACTGGTGGACTTTTCTCTTACTTTGTCTCCTGGTTTCTGCCTCTGATG ccCAGATAAACATCAGAGCTGAACCTGGACAGATTGTCATTCTCCCATGTGAAGTTCCCAGAAACACCACAGTCTTAGTTGTTGAGTGGATCAGACCTGATCTGGATGCAGAACATGTGTTTTGGTGTAAGAATGGCCAGTCTGATCCAGACCACCAGCATCCATCTTTTAGGAACAGGGTGGAGCTGAAGGACGGTGGGATGAAAGATGGAAACCTGTCTGTGATTCTGAAGAATGTGACAATTAATgacactggaacatatgagtgtcATGTTGGCCTGAATCAAAGCAACCACAGAATGAGTATGATCAACCTGACAGTTGTCAAcccag GTGGTGAAGCTGGACACATCAGTGATGGAGGAAACAAGAGTGTAGGAGCCAATAGTGGACGAAACAAGAATGGAAcagacagtgatggaggaaCCAGGCATGGAGCTGTTAGACTGTCAGTCAGTGCGACAGTTATTTATCTGCTCGTTGTTTTTGGTGTTGGCAGTTGTTTTGTGATGCATAGACAAAGTAAAACGTATTCATACAAACCTTCCTATGAAAAAGCCGTTGGCTATTGGCTCACTGCCGCCTCTAAAGTTAAAAGATacattacataa